The Ignavibacteriota bacterium genome contains the following window.
CACAGGTACGAATGGACAGACATCCATAGCACCCATTCTTGGATGTTCACCCTCGTGCTTTGTCATATCAATGAGCCTGTGAGCCACTCTTGCAGCCGATAAAGCACCTTCAACAACACTTTTGGGGTCGCCTACAAAAGTATATACTGTTCTGTTCGTAGAAAATCCCGGGTCAACATCAAGGAGAGTGACTCCTTCAGTTTCTCTGATTGCCTGAGCAATTGCTTCTATTGTTTCTTTATTTCTGCCCTCTGAGAAGTTGGGCACACATTCAATAATTTTTTTCATATAATTAATTATCATAAATTGTAAAAATATACAGTTACAAAATTAATCAAAATAAATTTATTTTCATAAAATATTGCTAATTTTGTAAGAATTTTCAAACATCATCAATGAATTGTTATAATAATAATAAGCCATGTAAGGGTTTAAAATATTTTAGCTGAATACTGGATTATTATTCTTTTCTCTAGATTCATTCATAATTTGTATTTTATAATCCTCAAGTTTGCTTGAAAGTGATTCATTATTTAAAGCAAGTATTGATAAAGCCAGCAGACCGGCATTTTTTCCGCCTCCAATTGCTACTGTTGCAACAGGAACCCCTGCAGGCATCTGCACAATTGATAGAAGTGAATCGAGACCGTTTAAAGCACGTGACTGCACAGGAACTCCAATAACCGGCAAAGTAGTATATGAGGCTGTCATTCCCGGAAGGTGTGCGGCACCACCTGCTCCGGCGATTATCACTGAAATACCGCGGGATTTCGCAGTTTTTGCATATTCAGCCATATCATCAGGAGTTCTATGAGCACTGACAACACGAATTTCACAATCAATACCAAATTCTTTGCAAACATCCGCCGCAGGTTGCATTGTCGGAAGGTCTGAGTCACTTCCCATAATTATACCAACTTTTGCCATGTTTTTCCTTTTAAAAATTAATAATCAATTTTGAATATAAAAAACTTGAGATAAGACGTTTCAGGCATAGAAATATGAACGGGATGGTCCGGTGGTTGAAATCCTCGATATATTTGAGTTAAATTTCTTCCCGCTTTTCTTGCTGAATTTTGAATTATTTCCATAAAAGTATCTTCTCTTAAGTGCTGTGAGCAACTCGCTGTTGCAAGCATACCGCCTGGTTTTAGTAGCCTGATACCCAAAGTATTTATTGCTATATATGCGTTTTTGGCAGCCCCGACAGCTTTTTTTGTTTTGGAAAATGCCGGTGGGTCAAGAATGATTATATCCCAACGCTGTTTGTTTACAGCAGCGTTTTCAAGAAAAAATTTAACATCATCCCTGACGAAATTAATATCAAGTGAATTTATTTCAGCATTTCGTTCAGCAAAATTCAGTGCCTCCTGCGAACTGTCAATAGCAGTAACTTCGCTTGCTCCACCTGCCTTTGAGTGAAGTGCAAAGCCACCTTGATTTGTGTAGCAGTCCAGTACTCTTTTTCCTTTAGCTATTCTTCCGATTTCGTAACGATGGAATCTCTGGTCGAGAAAATAACCTGTTTTCTGACTTTCGGTAAGAGATATTTCGAGTTTGATATTACTGTCATTTGTAAGAATTTTTCCGGGATCCTTACCAAAAAGTATTTCATCTTCGAGTGATAGTCCTTCGATTTCACGCATTTTCGAATTTGCACGCATTATTATGAATTCCGTTTCAGGATAAATATTCAATAACGCCTCAACTATCATATCCCGATTCAGTTCCATTCCGATTGAATGGATTTGTAAAGAGAAATTATTTTCATATTTGTCAATTATCAAACCTGAAAGCAAGTCAGACTCCCCGAAAACAAGGCGATAATTTGATTGATTAGGTAGAAGAAAATCTCTGTGATTTTTTGCTTTTCTAATTCTTTCAATAAAAAAGTTTGTGTTTATTTCGCCTGATGTTTTCAGCAATCTTACAGTTATGAGACTGTTAGGGTTGTAGAAGCATTTTCCGAAACTCTTGGAATTATTATAATTGAATAATTCAACCACGGTTCCGGGTGTCAGATGCTTTACTTCAACCAATTCGTTGTTAAATGCCCAAAGATAACCGGTTCTAATCTTCCTTTCTGAGCCGTTTTTTAGATTAATTATTTCCAATTACTTGCCTAAAATTAATATTTTCTTCAATAACGGAGTTTTTGTGCTTAAATTGTTAAAATAAAATATAAAAAAGTAATACTGCATAAAATATTATAAAATATATAACGTTAATAGTAATACTATTATCAATAGAATCATTACTACAAATTTTAATATGCTGGATTTAATTAAAAATATACAAATTAATGTTAATGATAAGATATATCTGAAAGACCCTGTTTTAACTCATTTAGGACGATATATTGTCAAGGAAAGTATCAATTTGATTGATGAAATCGGATTGGAAGAGTTTACTTTTAAAAAATTGGCACAGAAAGTTGGTTCAACAGAAAGCTCAATTTACAGATATTTTTGCAATAAGCACAGAATATTGTTATATCTTATGTCTTGGTATTGGGGCTGGCTTGAATATAAACTTGTTTTCTCTATTAATAATATCTCAGATCCAGCAGAAAAACTTAAATCTTCAATTTCTGTTTTAGCAGATGAGCTCGAAGATATTGAACTGAATGGAATGATAAATCTCAAAGCTTTAAGCAGGATTGCAATTGCCGAATCAGCAAAGTCATATTTGACTAAAGAAGTAGATAACGAGAATAAAGAAGGGCTCTTTAGCTCATATAAAAACTTATGCAAGCGGCTCAGCAATATATGTGATGAAATTAATCCTGAATATAAATACTCAAAATCACTTGCATCTACTATTTATGAAGGAATTCATCATCAGAAATTTTGTGCTCATCATTTCCATTCTTTAACTGATTTTTCTTCTGATAATTTGGGATTTAAAGAATATTTTATTAATCTTGCATTAGATAATTTAAGAAGTGACCGAAATGGCAGAAACTAAACCTTCATTGCAGCCCTGGACAAGATTTTTCAACCTTTTGAAAGTTGACAGACAAGAGGTAATAAACATATATATTTACGCTATATTTAACGGGATAGTCAGTCTATCTTTACCACTTGGAATACAAGCGATAATTAATTTAATTATTGGCGGTCAGATTTCTACAACATGGATAATCCTGATTATATTTGTTTTGTCAGGTGTAGTGATTTCAGGAATATTGCAAATTCTTCAGCTTTATATGACTGAAAATTTGCAACAGAAAATTTTCACTCGTGGTGCTTTCGAATTTACTTTTAGAATTCCAAAACTAAAACTGGACTTGCTTGATAAAGTGTATGTTCCGGAGCTTGTTAACAGATTTTTTGATATAAATACTGTTCAGAAAGGTTTATCCAAAATATTAATTGATTTTTCAACAGCATCATTGCAAGTATTCCTTGGATTGGTTTTGCTTTCATTTTATCACCCGTTTTTTATAATATATGGGGTTGTGCTGATTATACTTGTAGTTTTGATAATCCGATTTACAGGACCAAAAGGATTGGCTACCAGCTTAAAAGAGTCTTCATATAAATATGAAGTTGTACATTGGCTTGAGGAAATAGCGAGAACAATCGAAACATTCAAAATGGCAGGCAATACTAATCTCCCATTTGAAAAAACAGACAAAGCTGTTACAGGATATCTGAATAACAGAAAAGAGCACTTTAAGATATTGATATATCAGTATTCGGTAATGATTCTTTTCAAAGTGTTCATTACAGCAGGGTTGCTTATTCTCGGTGGATTGCTTGTAATTGACCAGCAAATGAATGTTGGGCAGTTTGTTGCGGCAGAAATAATTATATTGCTTGTAATTGCTTCAGTTGAAAAGTTAATTCTTAGTATGGAAACAATATATGATGTGCTCACAGCAATCGAAAAAATAGGCACTGTTACTGATTTAGAAATGGAGACAAGCGATAATACTATTTGTGAAGTAAAAGATTTCAGCCATGGTATGAATCTAAGTATTAAGAATTTGAGTTACAAGTTTGCAGGTTCAAAATTTGATATTCTTAAAGATATAAATTTGGATTTCAAATCAGGAGAAAAAATTTGTGTTACTGGATATGACGGCTCCGGTAAATCAATGTTTTTTAGAATATTAGCAGGATATTTTGACGAATTCAGGGGAAATATTTTAATTAATGGTATTCCTTATGTTAATTTTGACAGAGACGAACTTCGTTCGATGATTAGCTATAGCCAGACCAAGGAGGATACAATTTTTAGTGGTACACTTGCTGAAAACATATCATTAGGACGTCAGCATGTAAAATTTGAAGATGTGAAATTTTCAGCTGATTTATTCGGTTTGCTCAGATTTTTCGATGTATTTCCAAGAGGTTACAATACCTTGTTGACCCCTGAAGGAAAACAACTTCCGAAGAGCATTATACTTAAAATAATGCTTGCAAGAGCAATTGCAAGCAAACCTAAAGTGTTAATTATGGAAGATTTGCTTTCAAGATTGAAAAGTTTGGATAAAGAAGCGTTTTTAAATCACGTCTTGGAAAAAAACAATAAAATGACCGTGATTATGGTAACAAATGAAAGAGAAATAGCTCAAAAGTGTGATAAAATTATTAGATTTGACAGTGGTGAAGTAGCAGATATCGGAACTTACGATGAACTGAAGAATGAATCATGGTTTTCAATATTATTTAATCAGTGAGATATTAATATGTTAAATATAAGTAAAGTATCGGTTGCTGATAAGGTAGAAATCAAAAAGTATTATTCATTTTCACTTCTCAGGAATTATAAAACCGGAAAAGTAATTTCAAGGATATTGCTATCAATTTTCATAGTCTTTATGATTATAATGTTTCTGCCCTGGACACAGAATGTAAGAGTGGAAGGATATGTTGGAACACTTAACCCTGACCAGAAACCGCAAACAGTAAATTCAATTATTGGTGGTAAGATAGTAAAGTGGTATGTTCGTGAGGGCGATTACATTCAAAAGGGTGACAAAATTGTTGAAATATCAGAAATCAAGGATGAATATTTTGACCCAAAACTTTTGGAAAGAGTAGCGTCTCAAATTCAAGCGAAAAAAGACGCTATAATCTCTTATGAAGGTAAAATAAATGCTCTCGAAAATAGAATTAGTGCAGTCGCCAGAATAAGAGATATAAAAGTTGAGCAATCAAAAAATTACTTTCAGCAGACTAAACTGAAAGTGCAGTCAGATAGTATTGACCTTGTAGCCGCCAATACCAATTTTAATATTGCCAAGCAGCAGTTAAGTCGTATGGAAGAACTTTTCAACCAAGGACTTAAATCTCTTACAGATCTTGAGCAAAGAAGATTAAAAATCCAGGATGCTGAGGCAAAGCTGATTTCTGCTACTAATAAGCTTCTGACAAGTCAAAATGAGTTAATTAATGCTGAAGTTGAAATCAGCTCACAATTGAATCAATACTCGGACAATCTCGCAAAAGCTGAATCAGAAAGGTGGGAGACTCTCTCTAAGCTCTTTGAAGCACGAGCTGAACTCACTAAGATGGAAAATATGCTTCAAAATTATGAAATAAGAAGCGGCATGTATATCATAACTGCTCCTCAGAATGGTTTTGTTGCACGCTCATCAAAATCAGGTATAGGTGAAATTATTAAGGAAGGTGACGAAGTCATTTCAATTGCACCTTCGGATTATGATCCCGCTATTGAAATGTATATAAGTCCAATGGATTTACCGCTAATGAAGATAGGTCAAAAAATTAGGATTATTTTTGATGGATGGCCCTCAATTGTATTTTCAGGGTGGCCTGATTTATCTATTGGTACTTTCGGTGGAGAGGTAGTCGGAATGGATTATTATATAAGCAGTAACGGGAAATACAGAATTCTAATCGCACCTGATCCTGATGATGCAGAATGGCCCGATGTACTGCGAATTGGTTCTGGAGCTATGGGAATGATTCTACTCAATGATGTGCCTATTTGGTATGAGACCTGGAGGCAATTCAACGGATTCCCACCTGACTTCTATAACAAGGAAGAAGTGGACAATTCTAAGATTGACAAAAATGGATCTGACTTAATGAAGCCTCCCGGTAAATCTTTGAAGTAAAATTTCTATTAAGAACAGAAAATTGAAAATTAATGAAAATTAAATTATTAGTAATATTATTTATTCTAAATTCTGCATTATCATCATCAAATGAGATTGTGATGGCAGAATCTGATTTCCTTTTACTAGTTGGAAAATTCCATCCGGTCGCTAAGCAGGCTCAGCTTCAGATTGATATAGGAAGAAGCAATCTTTTGCGAGCAGGTGGTGCATTTGACCCATTTATTTCAGCTCAATATTCCAATAAAATTTACGAAGATAAATCCTATTACGAAATAATTAATTCCGGCTTAAAAATCCCTATATGGTTTGGTCCTGATATTAATTTTGGGTACGAGAAATCTGCCGGTAATTATCTAAATCCCGAAAGGAACTTGCCCAATCAGGGTTTGCTTTCAGCCGGAATTAAAATGCCATTAGGACAGGGACTATTTATTGATAATCGAAGAGCTGCATTTCGACAGGCTGAGATATTTGGTAAACTCAGTGAAGTAGAACAGGTCAGAATTCTTGCCGATTTGTATTTTAGCGCTGTTTCTGCATACTGGGACTGGTCAGCAGATTATAGTATATTGAAACTTTCGACAGAAATATTATCTGTTGCCAACGAGAGATATGAAGGTATCAGGCAATCTTTTTTTCAGGGCGATATTCCGGCTATAGACACTGTGGAAGCCTATTTGCAAATACTCAATTTAGACATCAATTTACAGTCCGCAAGAAATGAATTTGTTAGCTCAAGTCTTTATCTTTCTAATTTTCTTTGGAATGAAAATATGATTCCAATGGAAATTAATGATAATCTTATACCTGATACAAATTCAGAGCTGACTCTCAGACCTGTAAATGAGATACTTCCTCTGACTCAAAACATTGATTCACTAATTGCTATTCACCCTGAACTTCAGGTTTATTCCCTCAAACTTGAGGAGTTAGCAGTTGAAAGGCGCTTGAAATTGGAATATCTTAAGCCTAAGCTTGATCTGAAATATGATTATCTGAACAATGCCGGCAATGTATTTCCAAATGAGATATTTCCCGATCAAAATTTTAAAGTAGAATTAGACTTTAATATGCCGGTTTTTCTGCGACAAGGAAGAGGCGAGCTTCAGCTTACTGATATTAAAATAATTGAAGCAGAGCTGCAATTCGAAGCAAAAAAATTAGAACTGTTAAATAAGGTAAATTCTTATTTGAACGAAATCAGTATTTTGTATCAACAGTTCAGTTTATTCTCTCAAGCACTTGAAAACTACAGGATTCTTCTCGAAGGTGAACAAATTAAATTCAATGCCGGAGAAAGCTCCCTATTCCTTCTAAATTCCCGCGAGAATTCTCTACTAAATGCAAATATTAAGCAAATCGAACTTTTTACCAAAATTAACACTAAAATCGGTGCTCTTAGGTGGAGTCTTGGTACTATTGGAAGGGTACAATAGAAATTATCTGAAATTCTTTTGTTGTATGATAATATTTTGGTATTTTTGATTATTATTAAATCTTAAAAAATTGTAAACAAATGTCTGATTCAATACCTTTAGAGTTACTTCCGGGTTCATCAAAAATATTTCAGGATTTTCTAATAGAAAACACTTGCGATTGTTCAAACGTGATTTCAAAAATTTCCGAAAGAATCTATAACAGAAGTTTGTTGACCAAGTTAATAAATTTTTCAATTGGTGAAGAGAACTTATCTGATTTGCAAAAAAATAATTTAATACTTTTGCAGGAAAGTAATACTTTTGCAGTTGTAACCGGTCAGCAAGCAGGTTTTTTAGGTGGTAGTCTATATACACTATTCAAAGCTGTTGATACAATCAGAATTTCAAACGAATTGAGTAATAAGTATCCTGATTTTAAATTTGTGCCAATATTTTGGATTGAAGACAATGATGATGATTTGAAGGAGTCTTCTGTCTCCTGCATTTATGACTCAGGAAATGTACCGAAATATGTAAATCTTAATTTTGATGAGAATCTCTGTGTTTCAGGGAAAAAAGTTGTAAACGAGGATTTAGAGCTTATTCAAAGTCTAAAGGATGATTTCAAAAAATATCAGTTTGGTCAGCAAATATCCGAAATTATTGATGAAGTATTTGAAATTGGTAAATCCTGGTCTGAATGTTTCCAAAATTTATATCAGAAAATTCTTGGTCAATACGGACTACTTTTTATTTCAGCTTCTGAATTGATGAAAAGCGGAATCTTCCAAAATTTAGTTCTTAGTGAACTCATTAATACCGGATATAGTCAAATTGCCGTGGATAAGAGGAATAAAGAATTAGAAGCAGATGGTTACCATATTCAGGCACAGGTTTCTGACATTAATCTTTTCTATCATATTGGTGATAAACGTTTTAGAATTGATATTGAAAATGAAAATTTTAGAATCAATAATGAGCTTATTGATAAGAATTCTTTGATTAAAATTGCAAATGAAAATCCTGAAAATTTCTGCCCAAAGGTTCTGCTTAGACCAATATTTCAGGATGCTGTTCTGCCTACGGTAGTTTATGTGGCAGGACCGGGCGAAATTGCTTATCATAAGCAAACTGATTATCTTTACAATCTATTTAATGTAATCAAACCTTGCCTTGTTATGCGAACTTCAGCTACGATAATTGACAAGAAAGCAGCTCGTTATCTATCAAAAATTGAACTTAAGCCTTCGTACTTTTTAAAAAGTTTTAGTATAATTGAGAAAGAATTGGCTGATAATCTTCTTGGCGCAGAGCATAATGAGGTTTTTAGCGAGTTTCAGGAGAAATTCCTGAATTTATATAGTGATTTAGAGAAATATCTGCTTAGTATTGATAATCAGCTTGATAAGACAGTAAACGGAGCACTTGTAAGAATTAATGAACAAATCAATCAATTGGACAAGAAAGCTCATTCTGCTGCAAAACGCACTAATGAAGAACTTTTACAAAAATATCAGTATTTATCAAACTTGATTTTTCCCGCCGGCAAATTACAGGAAAGAACGATTTCTCCACTTGTGTTTTTAGCACAATCAGATGAACTTATTACACAACTTTTAAATAACAAAGCTGAAAATAAACATCATATTTTTATTGAAATATGATGCTTATTGTTTGAGAAAATATTTTTAATTTATTATCAGCTTTTCCCGAATTATACCATATTTAGTTCGGAATTCTGCAATATAAAATCCTTGAGGAAGTGCAAAGTTAATTTGATTTAAAGAATTACCATCTTTTTGATAAATCAAATTACCTGTCAAATCAAATATTTTTATTCTGGTAATATTAACATCATTATCATAAAATAAGTTTATTGATTCACCTGAAAGTGCAGGATTGGGAGCTATCCGTACTTTTGCCTTTGATATACGATTATCTGAAACTGATACGACAAATTCCTCAATTTCGCAGAGTACTTTTCGGTAATCAATTAATATTTTTTGTACAGGAAAATCAAACTCAAATGAGAATTTCTGATTTCGACTGTTATTATAAACTGACTCGGATTTCAACAAATTGTCATTATCGTCTAAAAATAAAATATCAATCCACATTTCATAAACTTCCTGATAGGATTGCTCAGGATCCTGAACTTGAGAGATGAAGACATCATACTCGTATTTATCAGGATTATTATCAGGAAACTCTGCATTTATTCTGTAAATTGGGTGCCCCTTTCCATAAAGCCACTGGCTGAAGTATAAGTCTAAATCCATTTTAGGATTTTGAATATGCAACTTAAATAGTTCGATAAATTCTTCAGTAGTTACACTTCTGAATTTATTGCCTTCAAAAATATCATGCATTACCTGAAAAAAATAATCCCTGCCAACCAGTTCAGCCAGCATGTGATATACCCAGCTTGCTTTCAGATAGGTTATATGAGTTTGTATGAAAACTTGACTTTCCGGTACTCCATAAACTGCAAACTCGGCTTTGTTGGGGCGATTAAAATAAGCATTTGCAACTCCAAGCAAATGATTGTAATAAAATGTTCCATCCTGATTTGCGGCTTCATACCAAAGAGCTTCAAACCAAGTGGCACCACCCTCATTAATCCAAATATCATTCCATGAAGCACAGGTTAGCAAATTTCCAATCCAGTGGTGAGCGATTTCATGAGTTAATCCGGTTTCTGAGAATCGTCTGAGCCAGTTTCGATGAATAGTTGTCAGCGTCTGATGTTCCATCCCACCGAACATATAGGGAAATACTGCAACGGTTCCATATTTATCAAATGTATATTCACCAAAAAGCGAGGCATAAACAGCCATCATGTTTGGCTGATTACGAAGATAAAATCTACCGTTGTAAGGATGGCCTGTTGGAGGATTTAAATCAATATCCCACATATAATTTGTAAAGACAACTGTATCCAGCGGATTTGTAACCCTCTGATAATACTGTTCAAAGCTACTGTATTTTGATGCTACAACTGTAGTCAAATAAGGCGACAAAGGTTTATCATGACTGTAGTAGTAGGTTTCTAAAATTATATCATCAACTTCTGAATATTTGATTGAATCAAGATTTCCGTTTGAGAGGGCGGTAAAAGAGCTAGGTACTGTAATAGTAACCGATGTGATTGCTTTATCATAAGGAGCGTCATTGCAGGGCATCCAGTATTTTGTATTAGTTGGCTGACTTTGTGTATATATAATTGGTTCACTGCCCAAATTTTGCTCAGATGTATTTCTTCCATAAAAGTAAATACCCCGCTTAAATGCTCTGTGAATATTATAATCAATTTCAATATTAATTATATCACCGGCTTTGAGAATTATTTTAGAATTGAACTGTATGAATTGTTCTTTTATTTCGTAAGAAAAATTATCAGAAGTATAATCAGACAAAATATTGATGTTCTCAATAGTTAAATCCACGGCATCAATAATAAATGAATTTACATCATTACTGTCAATTTTTAATGTAATTTTCTGCTTTCCGGGTGCAAAAAGTGTATCAAGATTCTCATTGTCCATATCCGCTTTAAACAGAAAATATGACAAATCAATTGACAAATCGTAAGTCAGAACATCATAGTTTTTTCGTGGATAGATGCTTTGAAGAGTTGCATTATCGTTGAAATCATATTTTTGACTGCAGCAACCTGATTCACAGTGAGTGTGCTTAGTTTCGGGAGTAAATCCTTCAATCAGCATATATTCAGGAATTGCAGAATAAGAGTAAGTTAAACTTAAAAATAATAAATAAACAGCTAATTTTTTCATAAACAGTGAATTTAATTATATAAAAATGTATAAACTGTTAATTGGAGGTTTTATTATAAAAAAACTGCCCCTCTTCGTTATAAAGAGGAGCAGTTCTATTTTTCTGCTTGTTAAAAAATAATCAAATAAATTATTTGATAACCATAAAGCTTTGAGATAATGAACCTTTAGCAGTTCTGATACCAATAAAGTAAGTACCGCTTGAAAGTCTTAAGCTATTTACATCAACAGAAATCTGATGCTGGCCTTCTGAAAGCAAGCCCTGATGGACAGTTGCAAGAGTTCTTCCGGACATATCCGAAATAGTGATTTCAGTATAAGCTGATTCAGGTGTTTCTACTGATATTGTGAAATTATCTGAAACAGGATTTGGTACCGGAGTACCTAACATGTAGCCAAGTTCAGCAATATTATTTACACTTGTCGAGCCACCGGTAGTGATGACAACTTCAACCGGTTCGCTGATTACAGTACCGCAAATGCCGGTAATTTGGCAAGTATAAATGCCTGCATCATCAACAGTGATGTCGTCTTTGATATAAGTACCTTCGTCAGCACCTTCAATCATAAGGTCATTTAAATACCACTGATAAGTAAGGACTTCGTCATCATTTCCTTCAGCAATTACTTCAATAAGCATTTGTTTGCCTGCTTCAAATTCTATAACGCCTTCACTTTGAAGTAGGATAACAACAGGATTAAGAACTCTCATAAGAGCTGCAGCCGAAGTGATTTCAGAACCACTTTCAACAAGAGTTACTCTTGCTGTGTAAGCACCTGCATCGTCAGCGTCAACGTTATTGATTGTTAGTGTTTTAGTTCTTGTACCGGCATATTTAGCATTATCGCTTATCAATACACCATTTTTAAACCAGTTAATTTGAGCTGTTTCATTTATGTTAGTAAAATAGTCGAAAGTAAATGTTGTGTTGCTCCCGATACAAGCTTCCTTGTTAGCAGGTTGCTGAGTGATTGAAAGCTCAAGCTCAGTTACTTTAAACATAGGAGTTTTTACTGATTCGCCGCACAGACCTTTAACAACTGCATAATACTGACCTTCATCACGTTTAGTGAATTTGTTAATAGTCAAATAATTAGATTTTGAACCTGCCATGCGAGGCATTCCATCATTAAGAGGAACATCTACAGGTAAATTCGGGTCGTATTTGTACCATTGAATTTTGAACTGATATTTTTCTAAATCATCCTGAAGACCATTTCCACCATTACCATGAACAGTAAATTCAAGTGTAGCAGTTTCCCCGAGAATTACGCCGATATTAACATCATCCTCAGGCTTGAATATTGAAAGTGGGCGTGCTACATAAACTACCATTGGTCCTGTTTCAACAGACTCACAGCTTGGGTGTCCGCCTACTCTTACAGTATAGGCACCTGAAAGTCTGTGCTTAAGATTATTGATATAAATAATCGGGCTGTTTACACCGCTGTAATCATCGCCGTCATGAAGCATAATGCCATCTTTGTACCATTGGTAGTTCAAATCAGTACCGGTCGCTTCAACCGTTAAGTAGATATCCTCATCCGGACACCATACATTAGATTGTGAATAGTTGCCAATAATCGGAGTATCAAATACTCTGAAAATACCTGTTGTATATTCAATATACGGAAATTCTTCACTTGTAATTCTCAAACGGTTGTCAGTATTTGAATATCTGTCTCTTATGATATCCCAAATATATTCACCTTGTCTTGCATCATAATCAAAAGCAAGAGGTTCCCAGGCTTGACCATTTTGTGAAATATAAATATTTATAAGACCAACACCACGAGAGTTCCATATTACAGAAACAGGCTCTAACGGATTGCAAATTTCTGAACCTGTATTAGGAGTAATAAGTTCAAACTGAGGTACGGCAAAAGCGATTTCCGATGAATTCTCCGAAGGTGGGAATGCACCATAATTACTACCTATTGTATTATAGCCTGCCCAATTTCCATCATTATCAGTCCATTCATTTACTTTCATACCTTGAGGAGTATATTCAGCGATTCT
Protein-coding sequences here:
- the bshC gene encoding bacillithiol biosynthesis cysteine-adding enzyme BshC; this encodes MSDSIPLELLPGSSKIFQDFLIENTCDCSNVISKISERIYNRSLLTKLINFSIGEENLSDLQKNNLILLQESNTFAVVTGQQAGFLGGSLYTLFKAVDTIRISNELSNKYPDFKFVPIFWIEDNDDDLKESSVSCIYDSGNVPKYVNLNFDENLCVSGKKVVNEDLELIQSLKDDFKKYQFGQQISEIIDEVFEIGKSWSECFQNLYQKILGQYGLLFISASELMKSGIFQNLVLSELINTGYSQIAVDKRNKELEADGYHIQAQVSDINLFYHIGDKRFRIDIENENFRINNELIDKNSLIKIANENPENFCPKVLLRPIFQDAVLPTVVYVAGPGEIAYHKQTDYLYNLFNVIKPCLVMRTSATIIDKKAARYLSKIELKPSYFLKSFSIIEKELADNLLGAEHNEVFSEFQEKFLNLYSDLEKYLLSIDNQLDKTVNGALVRINEQINQLDKKAHSAAKRTNEELLQKYQYLSNLIFPAGKLQERTISPLVFLAQSDELITQLLNNKAENKHHIFIEI
- a CDS encoding T9SS type A sorting domain-containing protein; this encodes MKKLAVYLLFLSLTYSYSAIPEYMLIEGFTPETKHTHCESGCCSQKYDFNDNATLQSIYPRKNYDVLTYDLSIDLSYFLFKADMDNENLDTLFAPGKQKITLKIDSNDVNSFIIDAVDLTIENINILSDYTSDNFSYEIKEQFIQFNSKIILKAGDIINIEIDYNIHRAFKRGIYFYGRNTSEQNLGSEPIIYTQSQPTNTKYWMPCNDAPYDKAITSVTITVPSSFTALSNGNLDSIKYSEVDDIILETYYYSHDKPLSPYLTTVVASKYSSFEQYYQRVTNPLDTVVFTNYMWDIDLNPPTGHPYNGRFYLRNQPNMMAVYASLFGEYTFDKYGTVAVFPYMFGGMEHQTLTTIHRNWLRRFSETGLTHEIAHHWIGNLLTCASWNDIWINEGGATWFEALWYEAANQDGTFYYNHLLGVANAYFNRPNKAEFAVYGVPESQVFIQTHITYLKASWVYHMLAELVGRDYFFQVMHDIFEGNKFRSVTTEEFIELFKLHIQNPKMDLDLYFSQWLYGKGHPIYRINAEFPDNNPDKYEYDVFISQVQDPEQSYQEVYEMWIDILFLDDNDNLLKSESVYNNSRNQKFSFEFDFPVQKILIDYRKVLCEIEEFVVSVSDNRISKAKVRIAPNPALSGESINLFYDNDVNITRIKIFDLTGNLIYQKDGNSLNQINFALPQGFYIAEFRTKYGIIREKLIIN
- a CDS encoding T9SS type A sorting domain-containing protein, with the protein product MRIITKLSVMIAFAVMTTIGAFAQNWDFTETFENHNAPTNTYSPGSFVGDNGITWNYVRGRDDQGFKINADNKSFMFAAYDANNPRITSSTISGGIKNFQVKMLKAFTGSGNRQIELYINGNYIATSIAWDNTNVQVFEVNDIDIPGDFTIEIRNLGRQVVIDDLSWTSFGGGNGGIPSKLRVTSVKPNVPMRNVPFRTLVELIDNINLNQTIPHPTRVDFKILDASANLLHEQTFYIPANSAVYFVENLTLDYSGNIQIIAEAPENKNPAGYYLDDATSPFTVSPAPVLDIDIYDKGHAGAVHPTINVYARNNDGSVNEYYHGFSSTLTINNGAYSGTVNTTFNNGIATYSDIMFTSPNTMYSVSATGQYLNPSVFKDVNVLAAPSMSEVIVPAYFKGEGSFLPDGNGRIPSYAFVTFNNLHPNTEYRFTTGGVNTIPNTNPTTAGNNLAYDHNTDSYVMTSTKNLTDVGNYSSFVTGSQETSKSVWVNLIATTNAVFAVNRDIIWTVDLGNERGSMIQRLYSSTASRSLRYSTASNNFETGLVSFASGLYDPQSPSSPKNYIVIYDENENPVTTAIVQGSGAELRTPGFPHQAHPYYENTEFTDGAWATFIPNNLPGGVRRIAEYTPQGMKVNEWTDNDGNWAGYNTIGSNYGAFPPSENSSEIAFAVPQFELITPNTGSEICNPLEPVSVIWNSRGVGLINIYISQNGQAWEPLAFDYDARQGEYIWDIIRDRYSNTDNRLRITSEEFPYIEYTTGIFRVFDTPIIGNYSQSNVWCPDEDIYLTVEATGTDLNYQWYKDGIMLHDGDDYSGVNSPIIYINNLKHRLSGAYTVRVGGHPSCESVETGPMVVYVARPLSIFKPEDDVNIGVILGETATLEFTVHGNGGNGLQDDLEKYQFKIQWYKYDPNLPVDVPLNDGMPRMAGSKSNYLTINKFTKRDEGQYYAVVKGLCGESVKTPMFKVTELELSITQQPANKEACIGSNTTFTFDYFTNINETAQINWFKNGVLISDNAKYAGTRTKTLTINNVDADDAGAYTARVTLVESGSEITSAAALMRVLNPVVILLQSEGVIEFEAGKQMLIEVIAEGNDDEVLTYQWYLNDLMIEGADEGTYIKDDITVDDAGIYTCQITGICGTVISEPVEVVITTGGSTSVNNIAELGYMLGTPVPNPVSDNFTISVETPESAYTEITISDMSGRTLATVHQGLLSEGQHQISVDVNSLRLSSGTYFIGIRTAKGSLSQSFMVIK